A DNA window from Novipirellula aureliae contains the following coding sequences:
- a CDS encoding aminotransferase class I/II-fold pyridoxal phosphate-dependent enzyme, producing MKPLANSTFAYLAERLDRLADGHRLRRLVPRQSIGAFLIDGSGKRLVNFGGNDYLGLAADRTTASQPTGSMASALVCGWTPLHQRLAKQVTELEGTEASVLFPSGYAACSGTAATLAEKGDLILSDQLNHASLIDGCRLSAAECIVFPHRDVKFVAETLHQRAGEFERIWILTDGVFSMDGHVAPLKELCDVADTYSAIMVVDEAHGTGVLGKTGSGICEAAGVKDRVAIRIGTLSKAIGCQGGFVAGPKVVVDYLINRCRSLIFSTSLAPASVASSIAAIDSFRSEPERRHRVGRYAQLIRDRLSIDAVDENEASVPIIPVVMGDDERAVDAAERLAGAGFYVPAIRPPTVPIGSSRLRISVSAIHDQSMIDELLRQLSKLT from the coding sequence ATGAAGCCACTTGCAAATTCGACCTTTGCCTATTTAGCCGAACGTCTCGACCGCTTAGCGGATGGGCATCGCTTGCGCCGTCTGGTACCCCGACAATCGATTGGAGCTTTTCTAATCGATGGTTCTGGAAAACGTCTGGTCAATTTTGGTGGGAATGACTATTTGGGGTTGGCTGCCGACCGTACGACGGCGAGCCAACCGACTGGCAGCATGGCCAGTGCCCTGGTTTGTGGATGGACTCCATTGCATCAGCGGCTTGCAAAGCAAGTTACGGAGCTAGAAGGTACCGAGGCGTCGGTTTTGTTCCCGAGTGGTTATGCGGCCTGCAGCGGCACTGCTGCGACGCTAGCGGAAAAGGGAGATTTGATTCTGAGTGATCAGCTCAACCACGCATCGCTGATCGACGGATGCCGATTGTCTGCTGCCGAGTGTATTGTCTTTCCACACCGAGATGTCAAGTTTGTAGCCGAGACTTTGCACCAGAGGGCCGGCGAGTTCGAACGGATATGGATTCTAACCGATGGCGTCTTCAGTATGGATGGGCACGTCGCCCCTTTAAAAGAATTGTGCGATGTCGCGGATACTTACTCGGCGATCATGGTCGTCGATGAGGCGCACGGGACGGGTGTACTGGGCAAAACGGGCAGCGGTATTTGTGAAGCGGCGGGAGTAAAAGACCGTGTTGCTATTCGCATCGGAACGCTTAGCAAAGCGATCGGCTGCCAAGGAGGGTTCGTTGCTGGCCCGAAAGTAGTGGTTGACTATTTGATCAATCGATGTCGATCGTTAATCTTCAGTACCTCGCTCGCACCGGCATCCGTTGCGTCGTCGATTGCGGCGATTGATTCGTTCCGTAGCGAACCCGAGCGTCGGCATCGTGTTGGTCGCTACGCCCAGTTGATTCGAGATCGGTTATCGATCGATGCCGTCGACGAAAATGAAGCCTCCGTGCCAATCATCCCCGTGGTGATGGGCGATGATGAACGGGCCGTTGATGCGGCCGAGCGGTTGGCGGGGGCGGGGTTTTACGTTCCTGCCATCCGTCCCCCCACGGTACCGATAGGCAGTTCAAGGCTGCGGATTTCGGTTTCTGCGATTCACGACCAATCAATGATTGACGAACTTTTGAGGCAACTGAGTAAACTAACCTGA
- a CDS encoding alpha/beta hydrolase: MRRTKAILVKTLPSRQAIAMIVLFYFLIVSVASVAVGQEKAKGEDEGPQPTTETLKTKDGISLRAFYFPTDKAFDPNKDEMVPIKGTEVIPVILVHEWQGQGSPYLKLVLALNEVGCSVLVPEYRGHGGSKEYTDVRGRSQTFDPTAMGRADVAKIVSLDIEAAKQFLKKKNDDGDLNLNALVMIGVREGAVFASHFAVADWRWPSVGRLKQGQDVKALVLISPEKHMKGLAIDSTISDPNLIRLPIMVAVGKTSSEATEATRIAKRIEGLKRRLGQGEARGFKEEVIDTNLSGPALVNETDELIPAVVSFIKENVKISDSENPWIRRN, translated from the coding sequence ATGCGACGAACAAAAGCGATTCTAGTAAAGACTCTGCCATCAAGGCAAGCGATTGCGATGATAGTCTTGTTTTACTTTTTGATCGTCTCGGTTGCCTCGGTCGCGGTGGGTCAAGAAAAGGCGAAGGGTGAAGACGAAGGACCCCAACCAACCACCGAAACGCTGAAAACGAAAGATGGCATTTCGTTAAGAGCGTTCTACTTTCCTACCGACAAGGCATTCGATCCGAACAAGGACGAAATGGTTCCCATCAAGGGCACCGAAGTGATTCCGGTCATCTTGGTCCATGAGTGGCAAGGCCAAGGGAGTCCCTATCTGAAATTGGTATTGGCTCTTAATGAAGTAGGCTGTAGCGTTTTGGTTCCTGAATACCGAGGTCATGGCGGTAGCAAAGAGTACACCGACGTGCGTGGTCGCTCACAAACGTTTGATCCGACTGCCATGGGACGAGCCGATGTCGCGAAGATCGTCTCGCTTGATATAGAAGCGGCAAAGCAATTTTTGAAAAAGAAAAACGACGATGGCGATCTAAACTTGAACGCTTTGGTGATGATCGGGGTTCGTGAAGGAGCCGTCTTCGCCTCTCATTTTGCGGTTGCCGATTGGCGTTGGCCATCGGTTGGCCGGTTGAAGCAAGGTCAAGATGTCAAGGCATTGGTTTTGATCTCGCCTGAAAAGCATATGAAAGGGCTGGCGATCGATTCGACGATAAGTGATCCGAATCTAATTCGATTGCCAATCATGGTCGCGGTCGGTAAAACGAGCAGCGAAGCCACGGAAGCGACTCGGATCGCGAAGCGAATTGAAGGCCTCAAACGTCGTCTAGGACAAGGCGAGGCGCGAGGATTCAAAGAGGAAGTGATCGACACCAATCTCAGCGGGCCGGCATTGGTGAACGAGACGGACGAGTTGATTCCTGCGGTGGTTTCTTTCATTAAGGAGAATGTGAAGATCAGTGATAGTGAAAACCCTTGGATCCGACGAAACTAA
- a CDS encoding peptidase M42, protein MIVKTLGSDETKLDQTELSEFLHLLGGLVREPSVVGVEAAFFRALLRELEELPLSISLYHGVLVAHGTRPHSLLLSAHVDRHGLLCTGPNEFQYAAFIAGNRGELNGDSVSEQMMELIQDRFIGQRVQSHVPHSGTYLGQGIITRSFVCPYRRNLIFEIDGLSHLQPGTPVSFVDRLGISDGFISAQLDNVLSVALLIHLFRSGFQGTVLFTAGEEAGRSWRYALEWFLRQQLWTRRLIVLDTSPYPTPLAAANQEVVLRRRDASAAFDPAMTEELKRRCETLRISYNFKDDYVESVNRQREKPLSYGRTELGRLVAATEGKINGTTLQIPTTSYHTASETASLQSIIAMLKLLMSYI, encoded by the coding sequence GTGATAGTGAAAACCCTTGGATCCGACGAAACTAAATTGGATCAAACCGAGCTTAGCGAGTTTTTGCATCTTTTAGGCGGTTTGGTCCGGGAACCGTCGGTCGTCGGTGTCGAGGCAGCATTCTTTCGAGCCCTGCTGCGCGAACTCGAAGAGTTGCCGCTTAGCATATCGCTCTACCACGGCGTTTTGGTTGCCCATGGGACGCGGCCCCATTCACTCTTGCTCTCGGCCCACGTGGACCGCCACGGTTTGCTATGCACGGGGCCGAACGAGTTTCAATACGCCGCGTTTATCGCAGGGAACCGCGGCGAGTTGAATGGTGACTCGGTTTCCGAGCAGATGATGGAATTGATACAAGATCGGTTTATCGGACAACGCGTTCAATCGCATGTCCCCCATTCAGGAACCTATTTGGGGCAAGGCATTATTACTCGCTCGTTCGTATGTCCCTACCGCCGCAACTTGATCTTTGAGATTGATGGGTTGAGCCATCTGCAGCCTGGAACACCGGTATCCTTTGTTGATCGGCTCGGCATTTCGGACGGGTTCATTTCGGCACAGCTCGACAATGTGCTCTCGGTCGCATTGTTGATCCATTTGTTTCGCAGCGGATTTCAAGGAACCGTGCTATTCACCGCTGGCGAGGAAGCGGGGCGGTCTTGGCGGTATGCACTGGAGTGGTTTCTACGGCAACAACTTTGGACCCGGCGATTGATCGTCTTGGATACCAGCCCTTATCCAACTCCGTTAGCTGCGGCAAACCAAGAGGTTGTTCTCCGCCGACGTGATGCGTCGGCGGCCTTTGATCCCGCGATGACGGAAGAACTAAAACGGCGATGCGAAACCCTTCGAATCTCGTATAATTTCAAGGACGACTATGTCGAATCGGTGAATCGGCAGCGAGAAAAGCCACTGTCGTATGGGAGGACGGAATTGGGGCGTTTGGTGGCCGCGACCGAGGGAAAAATCAACGGCACGACGTTGCAAATTCCTACGACAAGCTACCACACCGCCTCGGAGACCGCTTCGCTGCAGAGTATCATCGCGATGCTCAAGCTACTGATGAGCTATATTTGA